The Musa acuminata AAA Group cultivar baxijiao chromosome BXJ1-8, Cavendish_Baxijiao_AAA, whole genome shotgun sequence genomic sequence TGAATCGGGTTCATATACATGCGAGGCTTCCTACAAACACATCTTAGCATGCATATTGGTACATTTGTATATTGATTTGTTTTTTTTATGGTTGCATGGGGTAATATAAAAGTATTATCATTTATATGTCATAATTTAGTTATGATTCCATGTAACTTAGTTTTAGATTAGTATAATATTTCGAAATGGTTGTACACCatcatttaattaaaaataaagctTTTATAACACTCTACGATGCTAATATAAGTGATTAATCGATGACAAATTCGGAGGATCTAAATAATTCCATGGATTTAAGTATAttacttttcaaaatatttagcaaaaaaaaaaaaccaaaatgatGATGAAAAAGTCTAAAGAGACGAGCTCATGAATCAAAATTATGAGCTTAATTTGAATGGTCAATGTTATGGGCTTAGCTCATCAATAAaactaaatattaatattttgaggGCATCTATTCGTTTTTCTATTGATAAATgtctttattattttttcaaaaaataaattaggaCTTTCAATATAAAGAATAAAACAATTCTTATATCCATTGATGCATATCAcctattttttttgttatatttagTAATATAAAACTAACCTTTTggacattttttttatctttatctcTGACACAGAAGTATTCTCTCAGGTAGTGTATCTTATGATACATTTTTCTTTACACCCCTATAGATTTTTAGAccatatctaaaatattattgaAATTATTTGCTATCGTCGATGCATTGAATCACAAGTTGATTCACACTATAAATTAGGTGACGATGCTACAACATTTTTGCACACCAACTTCCCATCTCTTAAAACATCGTTGGTTCGTAATCTCAAACAAGTTTCACAAATGAGTTATGAGCTTCAGTAATTATTATTGAGGTTCAGAGTTTGATCCCAACTAACCCATCATCACAAAGCAGTAGTATGTATCAAAATTAATTTGAACGATTAATTCTTATACCAATAAATAGCGACGATCTTAATGAAATTATTTGTGCtaatatttttcttgttttttttttcttaatatcagATTCTCCGATGGTAGATAAGGAAGAGGCACGACAAAAAAAAGTTTATAGTTCCACCTCTTCTCGACGAAACACGGTAAAGAAATACTCTTTATATACAAACATccatatatatttgtattatcAACCCTAACTCTTATGTACTTATACTTGAGACTCATTTTGTCTTCaacagagggagagggagagggtacAAGATGGAGATGCATGAGCTCCACAGAAGCAAAGGTGCACAAATGACAAGATTTGCTGACATTATACCCCTCCGAGATTTGCTGCATGAATTATTTTTTGGCTTCGAGGATGTGTGAAAGTATCCATGAAATTATTTGGCATTATTGTCAAGATGATCATCTTGCGACATGTAAAATGCTCTTTAATTAATTATTGTAATGTACACATCACCCCatgatcttcttcttccttctctctctctctctctctaacatatGAGAGTTAGAATCTTATGCTTCATTAATTCTCTCGTCAATGTAGTTTACGAAAGAATGCAAGAGAAGATCGAATGAAAGCAAAGATATTATGGCAATGTAGAGTGATGTATGAATTGAGAAACTAATGGCAGCCAAATCATTGTTTGGTGAGGAAATCGTCACTACTCTTTTACTGTGTCAAATTTCGGGTTTGTATGAGAAATTACACCATATTATTTATGAAGTATTATGAACAACTAGCATCTGCCTATGAACTTTTGTGGCAGATGCTGCATTTGAATGTAAAACTATTGTCGACATTGTTGAATCTACTTGGCCGCATGGCATACCTGAATGAATTggagatgatagcaagttgaaagaAATGTTTCACAAAGCTCTAGAATTGTTTCCCAAGCAGGATTTCTTGAGGAAGAAGCTATTGCTGCATGTCGCCGAGCCCTTCCTAATGAAGCCATGGGTGGGCTAGCTAGCTTACAGAAAGACCTGGCAGTTGCTCTGCTCTATGGTGGTGCTGAATTAAGCAAGCCTGCCTCCGCAACTTCAACGTCTAACATAAGAGGAAGCAATTCTTTTGTTGCTGATACTCATGAGAAAGGTGACCTTTCAAGAAATAAGTTGGGACCCTGAGATCATGAATCATCTCATTTATGGCAGGTCATGTAGAACAGATTTTGCCAGATGGTATGTACTGGCGCTTTGTCACCATGATGCTGGTCTGGATGATGATGCATTAAATGTATCTTTGAAGCAAGGCATTCAGCTACTCAGCAAGGCATTAAATGTATCTTCCATCAGTCATATTAGGAGGAGCTAAGTTGTGCTGTGAACGTCCATTGCAAGCATGGATGGGAAGGGGCAAAATATGCAATGAAGGCAAATGAGATTTTCCAAAATCAAAAACATTTTCTTGGTGTCACCAACCTCTTGCTTGATGTTTGTTATGGAAATTGTGCGTCTTTGATTGTCGTCTCTGATTCACAAAGACTAAAATTACAGAATGAATCTTCGAAGACACTTCAACATGCTGCAAACATTGAGAAAAATGATTCTGAGGTGGTATATAGCCTTGCCAGGGAAAGAAAGCACTGTGCAGCGGAACCTTCGTATAGCTTTAGAAAATGCAACAAAGTATCTTGATATGGTGGCTGGAAGCTCAGTGAGGGGTTGGAAGCTTTTAGCCCTCATAGTATCGGCAGAACAGTACTTAAGGGAAGCTGAAGCAATAGTTGATCTTGCAATGTATGAGAGTGGAACAATGGATCAGTTGGAATTCTTACGCTTAAAAGCCACAAATTCGAGAAAGCAATATGCACATATGGTCTTCTTGGAACCTAGATGCTCATGCATTAgtgagataaaaaaattaaaacaatacAATAGTATATACATGCATGCAGTACTTTGTAGTGTTAACAAAGAAAGTAATGGAGCACTAACGCAGTTTGCTCATGCATACAGTACATCACCTTTTCTTACTATGACTAATTCCTCATTtttataagcaattacaccatgGTAGTGAACTATTTATTATACACTTGTTGAATAGTTAAAGCTTctaagaagaaaacaaggacaaaacACATGctttctaataaatacaaatctcACAGTCATACATCTGTCCTAACAATCCATTGATCAACTTATTCTCAGAATACTTATTCCGATGTGCTATTTCACAAGACCATTCTGTAGcctaagaaaaaaaaactaagaaTTAGATGGTAAAATGTTGAAGTCAATATTTTATTGAGACCTACTAAAATGGAAGAGAACAAACTAAAATAGGGTCTGCCTACCAATACGATTTTTCTTCCCCAAAGTGTTTGTAAATTATTATGCTTGATCTTTAATCATCGCATCTTATAAACCTTTACCCACTTCTCTGAAGCATTTCCCTTTGTACGTGCTTAAGTTATTTCATTCTTAAGACgataaattatgattttagatAAAGAGTTTTGGCGATtatttataataagaaaaaaaaatacggcAAGGCCTATGGATTTTCATTCTTCAACCACATTAACTTTGCCCCCCCTCTGGAATCCAGCATGGAAAAAGTAGCTCATAGCAGTGAAGAAAATACATGTAGATGCAACCAAAGTTAACACACTAAACAAGCAATCAAACAACAAGTTTTCCACTTACTACAATGTGAAAATAAGCAATTCATTGAATTAGAGATATTAACTTACGACTTTGCTGTTAATTATCCACAAAAAGAGAGTAATCATCCCATCTGCCACTGCAACCACGACGCCCTAAATTTCAGTCAAGTAAGGATAATATCAACAGAAGAAACAAGCATTTTGTTCTCTGCTGACGGAACACAAAAAGGAAATTAATAATCAATGGGATCTACGTTACCTTGAGAACAGGTTCTCCTTTGCTCGGCTCGATGGATTTCTTTGTTGCCGCTATCTGCGCTCGGGCTGCCCTCCCGGCGGCCGACTTGTCAAATTGCTCCTGCCTGCAATTCACCGATCAGAGAAACTTCGATCCATACAAATCGAGAGAAGACTTCGTTGCTACAAATAACTCAGGGATCATAAGAAAAGATATAGAGGCAAGAAGGGGAGAAGGGGGATTTGGGAAGGGGAATTGCCTCTTCTGAGCGGCTTCGGCGGCTCTGCCTCTCGGCCTTCGAAGGACCGAAGCACGAACACAGCTGCATCGCTCGTCGCACGTCTTCCTCTCGCCCTTCCCCGCCGTCCCCTTTCCCGGGGATCTGCTTCTGTTTCTCCTGCGACTACGAAAGGGGAACGAACCGCGGTTTATGACGTCGTCGATACCGCCGAGGGGAGAAACGATATATCGGAAGGCAGACGTTTTCGTATACCGAACCCCCTGCAGTCGTTATAACGGACGTTGAAACCAAATTGCTGCTAGCCTGCGTGAATTGATGAAAAATAACGGCCGTTATCTTTTAGTGCTGTAGACCGCTACTTAACCAGCAGCACGGAACGTCTAAGGAACGATGGTTCCCTCTCCCCCTTCGTGCGGTGCCGCCCCTTGCACTCTATTCTTCCAATGCAAGCCTTAGGTATCGGCGCCAGGCTCTCGCTCTTCCCTCTCGTGAGGTTCCTCCTCACCTTCTTTTGCTTCGAGCGTGCCATCAACCCCCGACCGCCATGGCTGCTGCTGCGATCGCCGCAAGGGTTTAGGCGCGACgatgagagagagaagagaggagggGTTAAAAGATCCGATGGAATTAGACAAGCAAGATTGATGGCTCGCATGTTGATCCAGCGGTCAGTAAGGAATGATGAGCTTATAATGGGTTAAAAGATCCGACCCGGCTCAAATAGTTAAAGGTTAGAAGATCCGGCCCGGACCAGCCCATTGGTCAAACCTATCGGCCCAATTGAGAAGTCAAAATTACAGACGCAATCTGAGAGGTCAAAATTAAGAGCACAGTCCCTTAAGCAAGATAAAGTTCATATATGACACTTGCGCTCTTAATCTTTAGGACCATGTATTTGTTCATATGCATGGCTTTGAGCACACCCACATGAAATTAATCAAGAAAATTGGTTAAGACTATAAATTGGAATCCACGTCACCAAGTTTATGCAtacaatcttattttttttaattataatttcatcatctcaaattggttcaagatAGTAAGAATGGGTTGGTGAGATTTCAAATATCATAATTAAGGTTTAGAGTCCGATCCTAACTTATTTATCATTAGGCAAGATATATGACGTGTTGTTCATTTGAACTTAGATTCCCAATATTGtaacatgaaatttttaaaacataaaagaATTTGGGAATGTGATTTTCCTCGTCAAATCTCATGGTGAGAATTTGGattcacaaaaaataaaattttttattatcattcttactcttgtctatttatatttaattttattatttttgatattttatagataaGACTTGAAAGAGGAGGAGGATATAAGATGGATTCAACAAATGTAAATCAAGTATGAGTAATCAAATTTGAGAGAAAAGAATATTAGCATGCTTGAGTTTAAAATTATGGATACGGAGCATTTGTATATCAATGAAATaatttgacatatatatatatgtggagaTGATTTGATTTGTAGTATATAGAACACTGTCTTCTTTTTGTTTCTCTAAAAGATGAGGATATGAAAAAAAATTTTCCCAagtatcaatattttttttttacaaaaatagaTTTTTATATTTCAAGAACCTAAGATTATGCATTAGGGTTGGGACAAACCAATGGATTTTAAAAGGCAAAACCACTaagtgataaaaaaagaaaagaaaagaaaaatgacgAACATAACGTCCGAGGATCCCCCTCTCTCGTGAATGAATGATGCATATGATTATTTATGTTTATaacattcttattttaagaaaatatgaAAGAAATAAAATTACGGTGCAAACATGGAGTAGGTATAACCTCCCATGATCGTAAGACattagaatataattaattttattatcattttattttaataaaatcgATTCGATCCGACTATTGTGTCTCGAATGCTTTTTCAAAAGTAGATAatgtcttttgttttgttttaatttgaGAGCGGAAGATGTTTGAATttcgtactttttttttttataaaatattatgttaGAGTTTGTTCGACAACATATCACCGATAATCAACACAATAAGTGTTTATAAGCATCAATCTCATAAATCTTTCGTTAGTCTatttaaataaaaacatatatgaaGACCACTTTTATATATAGTGTGATTCTTATAACTATCGATATAATAAAAATGTATATCTTAAGATGCTTAGTTGATTTGGTGCGCCTAGTAAACtctttctaatctttcatgattgaTGTGACAAATCTAATTGGTGTTGAATGGATCTTACATATCGCATCGTGATTGGTTAACGATAATAGTCATATCATTTGCATTTCATTATGTTttagtataaatattttttttaattccaaAGCATAATGTACGATTAAAGATCTCCACTTATCActtgtattaaaaaaaaaagtgacgTTGTGCGTGGATTACTTTCTCTTCGCAGGCAAATGAATTATACATAAAATCTTAAATAGAAACTATTTTGGGATAAGTtgaatgtcataaatagaaaaaCTTTATATACACTTATATTATACTTTTTAATAGAATTAGGTAAGTTGTGTGGCCATCACTTGTAATAAGACTATAAGATCAGACTAATTTAACTTGACCTAAGTTAATCAAGCCAAATCAGCTCATCCTTGGTGGTCGAGCCAACTTTAATTAGTCATATTTATCTCATATCTGGGTTGTTTAAATCAAATTGACTTAACTCAAAATTGTCTGATCctcgtgattttttttttctaatgttaATATTATAAATTGTTGAAAGATTTTTATGATAATGTATAGAAAAACATGATACACAAAGTTGGCTAATGAGACCTCTCATTTTATTACTAATCTAGTAAGATCAAATTTGATAATTTATATAGTGTCACTGTAATGAATGAATATATACTTTAGATGCTTAACGTTTTTCATCATCTTTGATTGAATGTTTCGAGTAAGAAGTATAAATTATGAGCTTGATTTGATTGGTCGAAATTATAAGGTTAGCTTATGAATTAAAACTTAATAATCTTATACTTGCCTTAGATTTCACTCTATTTGGTTACCCAAAACAAATAGAGACATTTTAATATAAAGATTAGAGCGAAGATGTGTATATCTTCTTAATTAGATTCATGTGTAGGTCAATACTCGTGCTAATACATTTCgtatgcatgtatgtattatCTAACACTTAAAAGAAGGTACTCTTTAGAGGATGACTAAAATAGTATTGAAAAAATGATTGATTTTTTATTCGATAAACCAAAATCGATcaaaggaaaaaataataataattgatggaTATAATGTGAGAGACTCCGCCATTATCCCTCTCTCCCATAAAATAAAATGTAGATGAGTAAGGAATAATAAAGCAAGTTAAATGTTTAAGCCTATCAATTATCATAATGTTAATAATAAAACAAGTTAAATGAGTAAGAAATTATAAGCTACATCTCTTAAAAGGAATAATAAAACAAGATTTTCATTACTTTCTTTCGTATCTATGGTTCATTCGATTttgtaaaattaaattaaatcggTTCGAGATAGGTTCGATTTAAGAATCAAAATTTCTATCTATCAGtttaaattgataaaataaataaataaattactcTACCAAACCCACATCATTCAACTCTAAGCCTAAAGTATTAACTACTATgcaacatatttatatttttttttattttttatttatacgatttgaaactacttttaaATTTTAGTTTCTAAGAATCAAAATTGAATCGTATGATCCTCTTGATTTATACCATTTGATTTTAATTCAAATAGAACCGTGATCTTCCTTACCTTAGTGATACCAATCtattttttcttaatattattaatattgacaAGATGATTAAGATGAGCATGATTTTAAGGTGCAATATTACACGCCCACACATTAATCCAAGCTTATTATGCAAAATTCAAATCTAGCTACTTGGCTATCAAAATCATATTTGAGAGCATTAATTTAGTCATGCACTTGTATATCTCATGCTTTTTGTGTACTGATTCCCTCTTTATATGGTTACATGCAACATTACAAGATTAATGTGCaagtttttttaatattaaatatttaatttttaaatatgatttattttttgctTAACATGCATATCTCTCCAAAATGGATTtatgtaaaattttaatttactcTTAAATAAACTATCATAATGTTAAAGATAATAATATTCATTGTGATTACAAGTGATTAGTTAGAAACAAAATTGGATGATATATATAGAATTGTTTTAATAACGGAGAATAGATTCATGTATTAGTGGAGACTCATACTAATACATCCCATATGCATGTTTATATATAACCATTGTAGTAGGTCCTTAAAGCATGGCTAAAATAATATGGGAATTTTTGTAGTCAATGCAATGAATCAACGAGTGACTGAGACTATAAATTGGGAGACCATGCTATTAAATTTTTTcatgtaataattattattttttgttctctatctttaTCGTCTTTAATTTCATGAAAGTTACCGGAATGAGTCCTGATCGTGGTATGGTTCGAAGGTTACTATCGAGGTTCAGAGTTTGATCTCAACTTGTCTATCAGTAGATAAGGGTATGtttcaaaattaatttaaatttatgatacTTACTTGAtaaatagttttatttttttatctaaggATATTTGGACTaatattttttctctctttttaattttattagggtttcataaatttataaagaaatgatagaagcggaggaagaagagcTACCCCTATTTACGGAGAGAGTATCGTAACCATATACATTACACGAACTCGATCCATTCTAGAAGATCAAAAGTTTTAGTAACTAGAGATTCGATTCGATGATGATATGGTTAATGAAGTGTATGGTAATAAGACAATGATATGATGTCAATTAGGCATTTATTGTCCACATGGCATGTTACCTATGTCAAAACCTAATGTTGAGATGGGTTGGCAGGACACAAATGCAAGTAGATATCAACAAGAAAACACACTTCTAATGATGAATGAATCATATGATGGATATGGAATTGCTTGTTCTACAACAAGCATGGAAACATCTTCCTTTGGGTTATaaacaaaaaaaggaaatgaaTCGGGTTCATACACATGCGAGGCTTCGTACAAACACATCTTGGCATGCATATTCGTACATTTGTATATTGATTTGTTCTTTTTATGGTTTCATGGGGTAATATAAAAGTATCATCGTTTAAATGTCATAATTTAGGTACAATTCCATATAACTTAGTTTTAGATTAGTAGAATCCATGGAAATGGTTGTACATCATCATTTAATTAAAAATGTAGCTTTTATAACACTCTACGATGCTAAAAAATACTAATATAAGTGATTAACCGGTGACATATCCTCTTAATAATTCCATGGATTTAAATATAttacttttcaaaatatttagcaaaaaaaaaaaaccaaaatgatGATGAAAAAGGTCTAAAGAGACGAGCTCATGAATCAAAATTATGAGCTTAATTTGAATGGTCAATGTTATGGACTTAACTCATCAATAAaactaaatattaatattttgaggGCATCTATTCGTTCATGCACACCTATTTTTCATTGATTCatgtctttattattatttttttttttaaaaaaggacTTTCAATATGAAGCTTAAAACAATTCTTATATCCATTGATGCATATCacctatttttttgatatttagtAATATGAAACTAACCTCTTGGacgtttttttttatctttatctcTGGCATAGAAATATTCTCTCGCCTAGTGTATCTCCATATACATTTTCGTTTACACCCTTATAGATTTTTAGACCATatctaaaatataattaaaattatttattattgtcGATGCAATGAATCACAAGTTGATTCACACTATAAATTGGGTGACGTTGCTACAAAATTTTTACACACCAACTTCCCATCTCTTAAAGACATCGTTCGTTCGTAATCTCAAACAAGTTTCACAGATGAATTGTGAGCTTCAGTAATTATTATTGAGTTTCAGAGTTTGATCCCAACTTACCCATCATCATGAAGCAACAGTATGtatcaaaattaatttgaatgattaattctTACACCAATAAATAGCGACGATCTTAATGAAATTATTTGtgctaatatttttcttaatatcagATTCTCCATTGGTTGATAAGGAAGAGGCACGACAAAAAAAGTTTGAAGTTCCACCTCTTCTCGACCATACATGGTAAAGAAATACTCttatatacaaacatacatatatatatttgtattgtCAACCCTAACTCTTATCTACTTATACTTGAGACTCATCATTTTGTCTTCAacagaagagggagagagagagggtatAAGATGGAGATGCATGAGCTCCACAGAAGCAAAGGTGCACAAATGACAAGATTTGCTGCATGAAATATTTTTGGCTTCGAGGATGTGTGAAGTATCCATGAAATTATTTGGCATTGTTGTCAAGATGATCATCTTGCGACATGTAAAATGttctttaattaattattataatgtaCACATAAAAATTACTACATGTATAGAATATTATGCTTCATTAACTCTCTCTCCTCAATGTAGTTTATGATGTATGAATTGAGAAACTAATCACAGCCAAATCATTGTTTGGTGAGGAAATCATCACTATTCTTTTACTGTGTCAAATTTCGGGTTTTTATGAGAAATTACACCATATTATTTATGAAGTATTATGAACAACAAGCTAAATATTCgaggtttccaagaagaaacaaaatcaataaaaaaaaaaactatttccaCTTTAATGATGTTTAAATTCTAGAATTTGATCGTGAGATTTGATTTTACATATGAACATCATGCATGTCATttaatgtaataatttttttttattttttaaagattaTCTTATAAGATTTTGACAAACCTCCCATGCTTGAGTTGATGTGATTCTTAATTAAGATGATTAATTAt encodes the following:
- the LOC103995800 gene encoding uncharacterized protein LOC103995800 isoform X1 is translated as MARSKQKKVRRNLTRGKSESLAPIPKACIGRIECKGRHRTKGEREPSFLRRSVLLGVRYTKTSAFRYIVSPLGGIDDVINRGSFPFRSRRRNRSRSPGKGTAGKGERKTCDERCSCVRASVLRRPRGRAAEAAQKRQEQFDKSAAGRAARAQIAATKKSIEPSKGEPVLKGVVVAVADGMITLFLWIINSKVVNQLLLQLPLSTVLPIL
- the LOC103995800 gene encoding uncharacterized protein LOC103995800 isoform X3, producing the protein MARSKQKKVRRNLTRGKSESLAPIPKACIGRIECKGRHRTKGEREPSFLRRSVLLGVRYTKTSAFRYIVSPLGGIDDVINRGSFPFRSRRRNRSRSPGKGTAGKGERKTCDERCSCVRASVLRRPRGRAAEAAQKRQEQFDKSAAGRAARAQIAATKKSIEPSKGEPVLKINYCFSFP
- the LOC103995800 gene encoding uncharacterized protein LOC103995800 isoform X2, with translation MARSKQKKVRRNLTRGKSESLAPIPKACIGRIECKGRHRTKGEREPSFLRRSVLLGVRYTKTSAFRYIVSPLGGIDDVINRGSFPFRSRRRNRSRSPGKGTAGKGERKTCDERCSCVRASVLRRPRGRAAEAAQKRQEQFDKSAAGRAARAQIAATKKSIEPSKGEPVLKGVVVAVADGMITLFLWIINSKVINYCFSFP
- the LOC103995800 gene encoding uncharacterized protein LOC103995800 isoform X4, whose amino-acid sequence is MARSKQKKVRRNLTRGKSESLAPIPKACIGRIECKGRHRTKGEREPSFLRRSVLLGVRYTKTSAFRYIVSPLGGIDDVINRGSFPFRSRRRNRSRSPGKGTAGKGERKTCDERCSCVRASVLRRPRGRAAEAAQKRQEQFDKSAAGRAARAQIAATKKSIEPSKGEPVLKWQMG